From uncultured Roseateles sp., the proteins below share one genomic window:
- a CDS encoding biopolymer transporter ExbD: protein MSADIKEDNQPFDEINVTPMLDLAYVLLVVFIILTTASVQGVKVKAPITEAANNLARPQTRAITITADGAMFLDAYPVTLEQLSSSLAQYKSANPALPVVLKADAAAQYEKVMQVLEVAKQLDITEIGLVTKRATQ, encoded by the coding sequence ATGTCCGCCGACATCAAAGAAGACAACCAGCCCTTCGACGAGATCAACGTCACGCCGATGCTGGACCTGGCCTATGTGCTGCTGGTGGTGTTCATCATCCTGACCACCGCCTCGGTGCAGGGCGTCAAGGTCAAGGCGCCGATCACCGAGGCGGCCAACAACCTGGCCCGGCCGCAGACACGCGCCATCACCATCACCGCCGATGGCGCGATGTTCCTCGACGCCTACCCGGTCACCCTGGAGCAGCTGAGCAGCAGCCTGGCCCAGTACAAATCGGCCAACCCGGCATTGCCGGTGGTGCTGAAGGCCGACGCGGCCGCGCAGTACGAGAAGGTGATGCAGGTGCTGGAGGTGGCCAAGCAGCTGGACATCACCGAGATCGGCCTGGTCACCAAGCGTGCCACGCAATAG
- a CDS encoding DUF2341 domain-containing protein, producing the protein MRHVLLSLALAAATVLPSTAHAWWSKDWTQRTRITLNTSAQGLETKEAANNVSVAVRLHSGNFDFAAAKEDGSDLRLLAGDDKTPLKFSVERFDGINELAVLWVQVPVVAPGSEKNAIYVYAGNAKAGAEAAEAGAHDAATLVAIQFSDKESQGVDARAGLKAAAPVPIDANGLLAASARLDGTAVVWPGSDKLKVDAGGAVTISLWIKPEFVNSGTVLQWGPLVARLAAGKVGVRVGKTELIGGGLAPNVWTQLALTLGGGKAQLYINGVAADQAELVTPALAGELRLGEGVKGLADALLIANTVRSADWLRVAAGAQGAQSKLVASLRETGDAAEGEGSGHFAVLVKNLTTDAWVVIIVLALMFVVATWVIVSKARFVGRADKANRSFLGRFRGATHDLLTLEQGGAHPNSPLFRLYTAGVRELAKRKVGEAGAKALSGASLSAVRAAVDADLVRESHRLNSQMVLLTIAISGGPFIGLLGTVLGVMITFAAIAAAGDVNVNAIAPGIAAALLATVAGLAVAIPALFAYNYLASRIKNISADMQIFVDEFTTRVAEIYGAP; encoded by the coding sequence ATGCGACACGTACTGCTCTCCCTTGCCCTCGCCGCCGCCACCGTGCTGCCCAGCACCGCCCACGCCTGGTGGAGCAAGGACTGGACGCAGCGCACCCGCATCACCCTGAACACCTCGGCCCAGGGCCTGGAGACCAAGGAGGCGGCCAACAACGTCAGCGTGGCCGTGCGCCTGCATTCGGGCAACTTCGACTTCGCGGCGGCCAAGGAGGACGGCAGCGATCTGCGCCTGCTGGCAGGCGACGACAAGACGCCGCTGAAGTTCAGCGTCGAGCGCTTTGATGGCATCAACGAACTGGCGGTGCTGTGGGTACAGGTGCCGGTGGTGGCGCCGGGCAGCGAGAAGAACGCGATCTACGTCTATGCCGGCAATGCAAAGGCCGGCGCCGAAGCGGCTGAGGCAGGCGCACATGATGCGGCCACCCTCGTGGCCATCCAGTTCAGCGACAAGGAGTCCCAGGGCGTTGATGCCCGCGCCGGCCTGAAGGCGGCGGCCCCGGTGCCGATCGATGCCAACGGCCTGCTGGCCGCCAGCGCCAGGCTGGACGGCACGGCCGTCGTCTGGCCCGGCAGCGACAAGCTCAAGGTGGATGCAGGCGGCGCGGTGACGATCAGCCTGTGGATCAAGCCCGAGTTCGTCAACAGCGGCACGGTGCTGCAGTGGGGCCCGCTTGTGGCGAGGTTGGCGGCCGGCAAGGTCGGTGTCCGAGTGGGCAAGACCGAGCTGATCGGTGGCGGCCTCGCGCCGAATGTCTGGACCCAGCTGGCCCTGACCCTGGGCGGCGGCAAGGCCCAGCTCTATATCAATGGCGTGGCCGCTGACCAGGCCGAACTGGTCACCCCGGCCCTGGCCGGCGAGCTGCGCCTGGGCGAGGGCGTGAAGGGCCTGGCCGATGCGCTGCTGATTGCGAACACCGTGCGCAGCGCCGACTGGTTGCGCGTGGCCGCCGGTGCGCAGGGCGCGCAGAGCAAGCTGGTCGCCTCGCTGCGGGAGACCGGCGATGCCGCCGAAGGCGAGGGCAGCGGCCACTTCGCCGTGCTGGTGAAGAACCTGACCACCGACGCCTGGGTGGTGATCATCGTGCTGGCATTGATGTTCGTGGTGGCGACCTGGGTGATCGTCAGCAAGGCCCGCTTCGTCGGCCGGGCCGACAAGGCCAATCGCAGCTTCCTCGGCCGCTTTCGCGGTGCCACCCATGACCTGCTGACCCTGGAGCAGGGCGGCGCCCATCCGAATTCGCCGCTGTTCCGGCTCTACACCGCCGGCGTGCGCGAGCTGGCCAAGCGCAAGGTCGGCGAAGCCGGCGCCAAGGCCCTGTCGGGCGCCTCGCTGAGCGCCGTGCGCGCCGCCGTCGATGCCGACCTGGTGCGCGAGAGCCACCGGCTCAATTCGCAGATGGTGCTGCTGACGATTGCCATCTCGGGCGGCCCCTTCATCGGCCTGCTCGGCACGGTGCTGGGCGTGATGATCACCTTTGCCGCAATTGCCGCCGCCGGCGACGTCAACGTCAACGCCATCGCGCCCGGCATTGCCGCGGCGCTGCTGGCCACGGTGGCAGGTCTTGCCGTGGCGATACCGGCGCTGTTTGCCTACAACTACCTGGCCTCGCGCATCAAGAACATCTCGGCCGATATGCAGATCTTCGTCGATGAGTTCACCACCCGCGTGGCCGAGATCTACGGCGCGCCCTGA
- a CDS encoding TonB C-terminal domain-containing protein, whose amino-acid sequence MSALAEDSLQPLSKKQWLLRGLIALVVLALVAGLAVWLRGMGSGDAGHKRQVAKISILPDTPPPPPPPPKEEKKPEPPKEAPKQAMRDEPPKPEAPKAANEPLKMEGAAGDGPSAFAAGSVKSEYQGGTPNTGAPAAGGTPADRAQERLYANNARQLLRDEIEKRLKSESAQLTATFSIWLAADGAIQRFELLPSGDAKADAEMQAALNETSRQFKLPPPPHLTLPMRFRLSVRPAA is encoded by the coding sequence ATGTCCGCACTCGCCGAAGACTCCCTGCAGCCGCTCAGCAAGAAGCAATGGCTGCTGCGCGGCCTGATCGCCCTGGTGGTGCTGGCACTGGTCGCCGGCCTGGCGGTCTGGCTGCGCGGCATGGGCTCGGGCGATGCGGGCCACAAGCGCCAGGTGGCCAAGATCTCCATCCTGCCGGACACGCCACCGCCGCCCCCGCCGCCGCCCAAGGAAGAGAAAAAGCCCGAGCCGCCCAAGGAGGCGCCGAAACAGGCGATGCGCGACGAGCCGCCGAAGCCGGAGGCGCCCAAGGCCGCCAACGAGCCGCTGAAGATGGAGGGGGCGGCCGGTGACGGGCCCAGCGCCTTTGCCGCCGGCAGCGTGAAGAGCGAGTACCAGGGCGGCACACCGAACACCGGCGCGCCCGCCGCAGGCGGCACGCCGGCCGACCGCGCGCAGGAGCGCCTCTATGCCAACAACGCCCGCCAGCTGCTGCGCGATGAGATCGAGAAACGGCTGAAGAGCGAGTCGGCCCAGCTGACCGCCACCTTCAGCATCTGGCTGGCCGCCGATGGCGCGATCCAGCGCTTCGAGCTGCTGCCCAGCGGCGACGCCAAGGCCGATGCCGAGATGCAGGCCGCCCTCAACGAGACCTCGCGCCAGTTCAAGCTGCCGCCGCCGCCCCACCTGACCCTGCCGATGCGCTTTCGGCTCAGCGTGCGGCCGGCGGCCTGA
- a CDS encoding biopolymer transporter ExbD: MQINTEAKPFDTINVTPMLDLAYVLLVVFILMTTASVQGLTISMPKPSNKPSTEKHDLRIVQVMPDGTLLLNGVGLSIEELEAQLLAAKTADAQMSVAIKGHANAQYASVVAVVDLCNKLQVNMGLITAKIGS; the protein is encoded by the coding sequence ATGCAGATCAACACCGAAGCCAAGCCCTTCGACACCATCAACGTCACGCCGATGCTGGACCTGGCCTATGTGCTGCTGGTTGTGTTCATCCTGATGACCACGGCCTCGGTGCAGGGCCTGACCATCAGCATGCCCAAGCCTTCGAACAAGCCCAGCACCGAGAAGCACGATCTGCGCATCGTGCAGGTCATGCCCGACGGCACGCTGCTGCTCAACGGCGTGGGCCTGAGCATCGAGGAGCTTGAGGCCCAGCTGCTGGCGGCCAAGACGGCCGATGCGCAGATGTCGGTGGCCATCAAGGGCCATGCGAATGCGCAGTACGCCAGCGTCGTTGCGGTGGTCGATCTGTGCAACAAGCTGCAGGTCAATATGGGCCTGATCACGGCCAAGATCGGCAGCTGA
- a CDS encoding putative porin — protein MLSTFERRPRASLLSTAIAAGLLGAGSAHADERTELAKQLTALAAKLVAEPAAAPPSNERAELEQLRATTTALIQALVDQGLLNRERAEAMLRQATLKPVAVAQAQAATADPASAWGKPLAATAAAGVATTAPNGVVRVPYIPETLKAQIREDIKLDVLATARAENWADARKFPDWLRGISIDGDVRVRAQGDIFDRGNLPAETYRNQVSSPAWAPDLTNTDHSRQRLSLRARLGINAKVSEDVSGGLRLSTSNRATSATQTLGSGFDRYSFALDRAWLRWEPRHDLRIEGGRMANPFYGTDLIWPDDLSLDGVALRAERNLASGLYAFATFGAFPLQEFELSKADKWLYGAQVGADWAVMDKTQLRVGVAVYDFQNVQGVRETGPAPTGPRAGTVAYQSSQYPAGLRLKGNTLINLNDPTNTGAPVWGLASKFRPINVTAGLTLSHFDPLQLNVMMDYVHNSGFDLADIRKRAGTSAVDMLSDKVNGYQARVQLGSRRLAEKGDWNAFAAYRLFERDAWIDGLTDTTWHGGGTNYKGWSIGGSYFLDRNTSIGLRWTSTRNLDDGYRFLAVPSDPRSISGNLSSAPLKVEVIQIDVNAKF, from the coding sequence ATGCTCTCGACCTTTGAACGACGACCGCGCGCCAGCCTGCTGAGCACCGCCATTGCCGCCGGCCTGCTGGGCGCCGGCTCCGCCCATGCCGACGAACGCACCGAACTGGCCAAGCAGCTGACTGCGCTGGCCGCCAAGCTGGTCGCCGAGCCCGCTGCGGCGCCACCCTCGAACGAACGTGCCGAGCTGGAGCAGTTGCGCGCCACCACCACGGCCCTGATTCAGGCCCTGGTCGATCAAGGTCTGCTGAACCGCGAGCGCGCCGAGGCGATGCTGCGCCAGGCCACGCTCAAGCCGGTCGCCGTGGCCCAGGCCCAGGCCGCGACTGCCGACCCCGCCAGCGCCTGGGGCAAGCCGCTCGCGGCCACGGCCGCAGCCGGCGTGGCCACCACTGCCCCGAATGGCGTGGTGCGCGTGCCCTACATCCCCGAGACGCTGAAGGCGCAGATCCGCGAGGACATCAAGCTGGATGTGCTGGCCACCGCGCGGGCCGAGAACTGGGCCGATGCACGCAAATTCCCCGACTGGCTGCGCGGCATCAGCATCGACGGCGATGTGCGGGTGCGTGCCCAGGGCGACATCTTCGACAGGGGCAATCTGCCGGCCGAGACCTACCGCAACCAGGTCAGCTCGCCGGCCTGGGCCCCCGATCTCACCAACACCGACCACAGCCGCCAGCGCCTGAGCCTGCGCGCGAGGCTGGGCATCAATGCCAAGGTGTCCGAGGACGTGTCGGGCGGCCTGCGCCTGAGCACCTCGAACCGTGCCACCTCGGCCACACAGACCCTGGGCAGCGGCTTCGACCGCTACAGCTTTGCGCTCGACCGCGCCTGGCTGCGCTGGGAGCCTCGCCATGACCTGCGCATCGAGGGCGGCCGCATGGCCAACCCCTTCTACGGCACGGATCTGATCTGGCCCGACGACCTTTCGCTGGACGGTGTGGCCCTGCGTGCCGAGCGCAATCTGGCTTCGGGCCTCTACGCGTTTGCCACCTTCGGCGCCTTTCCGCTGCAGGAGTTCGAGCTGAGCAAGGCCGACAAATGGCTGTATGGCGCCCAGGTCGGCGCCGACTGGGCGGTGATGGACAAGACCCAGCTGCGCGTGGGGGTTGCCGTCTATGATTTCCAGAACGTGCAGGGCGTGCGCGAGACCGGCCCGGCGCCGACCGGCCCGCGTGCCGGCACGGTGGCCTACCAGAGCAGCCAGTACCCGGCCGGCCTGCGCCTGAAGGGCAACACCCTGATCAACCTCAATGACCCGACCAACACCGGTGCGCCGGTCTGGGGTCTGGCCTCCAAGTTCCGCCCGATCAATGTGACCGCCGGCCTGACCCTGAGCCACTTCGACCCGCTGCAGCTGAACGTGATGATGGACTACGTGCACAACAGCGGCTTCGATCTGGCCGACATCCGCAAGCGTGCCGGCACCAGCGCGGTGGACATGCTCAGCGACAAGGTCAATGGCTATCAGGCGCGGGTGCAGCTGGGCTCGCGCCGGCTGGCAGAGAAGGGCGACTGGAATGCCTTCGCCGCCTACCGCCTGTTCGAGCGTGACGCCTGGATCGACGGCCTGACCGACACCACCTGGCATGGCGGCGGCACCAACTACAAGGGCTGGTCGATCGGTGGCAGCTATTTCCTCGACCGCAACACCTCGATCGGCCTGCGCTGGACCAGCACGCGCAATCTGGACGACGGCTATCGCTTCCTGGCTGTGCCCAGCGACCCGCGCTCGATCAGCGGCAATCTGAGCAGCGCGCCGTTGAAGGTCGAGGTGATACAGATCGACGTCAACGCGAAGTTCTAG